The Halodesulfovibrio marinisediminis DSM 17456 genomic interval AGGATGGTAAAGAAAATAGAAAGGGATGATACGCAGAGTGTGATGTATACGGCAGACCATGTCTCAGGATTGCCGTCGAAGAGAAGTTGAAAAGCTTTCAGCAAGCCTTCGTAAATGAAACCCATGTAATCTCCTTGCCAAAAAAAATGGGGTGGCAAAAGCCACCCCAGCAAAGTCTATTTTTACAAAAGCAAATTACTTACCTGCGTTAGGGGTAAAGAGCTGTTTGCCGAGAAGACGGAAGTCGCCGATTGCTTTCTGTGCTTTAGGAGAAGCCATCCATGCGATGAATTCGTTAGCAAACTCTACCTTTGCCTTAGGGCAAACAGCAGGGTTGATAGCAATAGCACTGTACTGGTTAAAGAGTACTTTATCGCCTTCTACTACGATTTTCAACGGTGTCTTACCTTTGTTTACGTCCATGTACTTGATCCAGGTACCACGGTCAGTCATGGTGTAAGCACCTTTCTGAGCTGCTGCGTTCAGGGTTTTGAGCATACCCTGACCAAGCTGCATGTACCAGTCTGCTTTGTCAGGAACAGCCATCCCTGCAGCTTTCCAGAGAGAGATTTCTTTTTTGTTGGTACCGGAGTTGTCACCGCGAGAAGCGAAAGGAGCTTTTGCTTTTGCAATTGCTTTCAGTGCTTCTTCTACATGCATACCTTTAACGTGTGCAGGATCAGCAGCTGGACCTACGATAACAAAGTCATTGTACATAAGCTGGGTACGGTCAACGCCATGGCCTTCTTTTACAAATTTCTTTTCTGCACCAGGAGCGTGTACGAGCAGAACATCAACGTCGCAGTTTCGGCCCATAGCAAGAGCTTTACCGGTGCCGATAGCAGTCCAGCGGATGTCGATGCCGGTATCTTTAGTGAATTCTGGCATAAGTTCATCAAGCAGACCGGTGTTGTCGGTACTGGTGGTGGTAGCCATCATAAGAACTTTATCTTTTGCCTGTGCCATTGCTGGTACAAGCAGGGCTAATGCGAGAAGTAAGGCAGCAAATTTTTTCATTACAAGCTCCATCGTCATTTTAAGTTATTTTTAGTCCTGATTAGGAACAAAAAGAGGTGTAACCATATTTTTCGACTAAAGGAAACCAAAAATACCTGCGTATAAAATGACACATTGTAAAAACGTACTGGTTTTACTACCTGAATTAATTATATATAATTATATACTGCTGAAATAGATAACTAAGGATGACTAATAGTAACAATAAAAGAGGACAGTGATTTTTTTTCACTGTCCTCTTTTTGGGTGAAACAACTGCTTACGTCGGAGCGTTATTCAAATAAGTATCCGTACTGCAGAGCAATTTGGTCTGTTTTGTTCGCAATGGAGGTTGCGAGCATGGTAACGTTCTCTGCTGTTACGATGCCGGTATCCTGAGCAAGATAGTACTTCAGGTTATTAGCGTTTTCGGAAAAGACCCACACAATGCTGTATACTGAGCCGATTGTTGGGCGGTCAGTAAACTCTGACATTGTTGTGAGCATGACAGTGATTTTCGGTACGTCATCACCGGTCATTTTAAAGAGACTTGTAGTATTACAGGTGCTTTTGAGTTCAAAAGCCAGCATGGAGCCCAGATTGTCCGCCCCTTTCTGTTCAATAAAGATAGGAGTTGTGCGGGAAGTGATAACAGCAGGTTTATCTGCTTTAGGTTGGGCAGATTGCGTTGCCTTGGTTGTTTTTGGTGCAGCTTCTGCAAATGCAGTGAGTACCGTAAATGTAATACAAATGAGTACGAAGCAGAGTAATCGTTTCACTTGGTTCTCCTTATGTCATTTCGTTACGTATGTGACTTTACATAGCACGTACTGTGAGCGATGTCAGTGAGTTAAGTGTTATCTATTGTCCGGTGTGCGGATAAGTTGGACTAATGTAAGAGAAACCCCTGCTAGTCCTGCCGCCGCAAGGAACGGAATTTTGTAGTCGACCATCCAGAGCATGCCGCCAAGAGCCGGAACAACGACTGCTGCAATGTGGTTAATTGTAAAGCTGACTGCCATGGAAGGCGCAATGTCGGATGGGTCTGCAATCTTTTGGAAGTAGGATTTAATCGCCAAGGAGAAGTTGAAGAAAATATGATCCAGCACATATAGAAGTGCTACGAGCATCTTAGATTCAACATAGGCGTATGAAATAAAGACTACAATCATGGCTGCATATTCCAAGGAAAGTACCTTGCGTTCACCGAACTTGTTAACGGCACGGCCAATAGCAGGTGAAAGCCACCAGTTGATGACGTTGTTGGCAATGAAGAGCAGGGTGATTTCTTGAATGGTGAATTGGAATTTATCCACCATAAGGAAAACTGCAAATGCCACAAAAATTTGTCTGCGTGCTCCCGCAAAAAAGTTAAGAAGATAGAACAGCCAGTAACGCCAGCGCAGAATCATTTTTTTGTGCTGCGGATGTACGTTAGCTGATGTTGGGTTTTGCGTTAAACACCAGAAGGCTGCGAGAATAACAATGATACCGAATAGCCAAAAAAGCTGCTGGAAGTTTAACGCCATGCTCAACAGGAAGATAGCGCCACCTACAATAAGGTTGGTTGCAGAGCCCATAGCTCTGAGTCTACCCATGATGACAGGAGCTTTTTTCAAATCAAAATATTGGAGTATAAGTGACTGGTTTATTGTCTCATAATAGTGGAAACCGAAGCTCATAATGAGCGTTGTGATGATCATTCCGTGATATGTAGGCAGCGAGCCTGTCAGTCCTACTCCAAGTCCAAGAATGGCTATAGAGATAGGGGCAAGGCGGTGCTCTGCAATAAAGAGCAGAATGTAGATGACAAGCAGGGCGAGAAAACCCGGAATTTCGCGAACGGATTGAATGATACCGATCTGTTGGCCTGTCAGTCCTACAATATCAACTGCAAAGTTGTTGTAGAGGGTGCGCCACGCTTGAAAACCAGTTGCAACAGCAATGGTCATAACAAGCAGAAAAATATACATTCGGCGGCGATCTGCGTCGGACATGGTAGGCTCTCCAGAAT includes:
- a CDS encoding substrate-binding domain-containing protein; protein product: MKKFAALLLALALLVPAMAQAKDKVLMMATTTSTDNTGLLDELMPEFTKDTGIDIRWTAIGTGKALAMGRNCDVDVLLVHAPGAEKKFVKEGHGVDRTQLMYNDFVIVGPAADPAHVKGMHVEEALKAIAKAKAPFASRGDNSGTNKKEISLWKAAGMAVPDKADWYMQLGQGMLKTLNAAAQKGAYTMTDRGTWIKYMDVNKGKTPLKIVVEGDKVLFNQYSAIAINPAVCPKAKVEFANEFIAWMASPKAQKAIGDFRLLGKQLFTPNAGK
- a CDS encoding MFS transporter, with the translated sequence MSDADRRRMYIFLLVMTIAVATGFQAWRTLYNNFAVDIVGLTGQQIGIIQSVREIPGFLALLVIYILLFIAEHRLAPISIAILGLGVGLTGSLPTYHGMIITTLIMSFGFHYYETINQSLILQYFDLKKAPVIMGRLRAMGSATNLIVGGAIFLLSMALNFQQLFWLFGIIVILAAFWCLTQNPTSANVHPQHKKMILRWRYWLFYLLNFFAGARRQIFVAFAVFLMVDKFQFTIQEITLLFIANNVINWWLSPAIGRAVNKFGERKVLSLEYAAMIVVFISYAYVESKMLVALLYVLDHIFFNFSLAIKSYFQKIADPSDIAPSMAVSFTINHIAAVVVPALGGMLWMVDYKIPFLAAAGLAGVSLTLVQLIRTPDNR